One Leptospira terpstrae serovar Hualin str. LT 11-33 = ATCC 700639 genomic region harbors:
- a CDS encoding MASE1 domain-containing protein has protein sequence MKTVLYTRIFIWTPIIFIGYFISAQIGFKIAFLNSQVSPVWPPEGVGLASLLLLGPVAIPGIYLGATLANFFNNPHLPTAFIIGIGNTLSSYINYRIIRGVTEKSDPIYSTKDLIYFLSIGTIPGSLVSTVLGVTSLWYWDFLTSELYFNVFFTWFSGEMLGFLIVAPECTRTSFTVLSQYILYIKMH, from the coding sequence ATGAAGACTGTCCTATATACGAGAATTTTTATTTGGACACCCATCATCTTTATTGGGTACTTCATCTCAGCTCAAATTGGTTTTAAAATTGCCTTTTTAAATAGCCAAGTATCACCTGTTTGGCCCCCGGAAGGTGTGGGCCTTGCCTCTCTCCTACTCCTTGGTCCTGTAGCAATCCCTGGAATTTACTTAGGTGCTACACTTGCTAACTTTTTCAATAACCCGCATTTACCAACGGCATTTATAATTGGAATTGGAAATACTCTTAGTAGTTATATAAATTATAGGATCATAAGAGGGGTCACTGAAAAAAGTGATCCCATCTATTCAACCAAAGACTTAATATATTTTCTTAGTATTGGAACAATTCCTGGATCCCTTGTCAGTACAGTGCTCGGAGTTACTAGTTTATGGTATTGGGATTTTTTAACTTCAGAACTTTATTTCAATGTATTCTTTACTTGGTTTTCTGGAGAGATGTTAGGTTTTCTCATTGTGGCACCTGAGTGTACTCGTACATCCTTTACAGTTTTGTCTCAATACATACTTTACATAAAGATGCATTAA
- a CDS encoding integrase core domain-containing protein has translation AIRTDNGPPFASNALAGLSKLSVWWIKLGIKLERIEPGKPQQNGRHERMHKTLKEETALPPRSSLETQQKAFRDFQKEFNYLRPHEGIQNSFPANHYQKSKRKFPKRIVKASYPTNIMIGEINDIGNLHIEGHRIFLSSALADEEVGLEEISDRHVKIHFYGVSLGVIDLYTGKLLHFKNPMQSSLPSESGF, from the coding sequence TGCCATTCGAACTGACAACGGTCCACCATTTGCCTCGAATGCGCTGGCAGGGCTTAGTAAACTTTCTGTATGGTGGATCAAACTGGGAATCAAGTTGGAGCGGATTGAACCAGGCAAACCACAACAAAATGGTAGGCATGAAAGAATGCATAAAACCTTAAAGGAAGAAACGGCTTTGCCTCCAAGGTCTAGCTTAGAGACACAACAAAAAGCATTTCGAGATTTTCAGAAAGAATTCAATTACCTAAGACCACATGAAGGAATTCAAAATTCTTTTCCTGCTAACCATTACCAAAAGTCGAAAAGGAAATTCCCAAAACGGATTGTAAAAGCTTCTTATCCAACAAACATCATGATTGGAGAAATCAATGACATAGGGAATCTTCATATTGAAGGCCATCGGATCTTTCTATCTTCCGCGTTAGCAGATGAAGAAGTTGGTTTAGAGGAAATCTCGGACAGGCATGTAAAGATTCATTTTTATGGAGTTAGCCTTGGTGTGATCGATTTGTATACGGGAAAGTTGTTGCATTTTAAAAATCCAATGCAATCCTCATTACCGTCTGAATCAGGATTTTAA